A single genomic interval of Zingiber officinale cultivar Zhangliang chromosome 4A, Zo_v1.1, whole genome shotgun sequence harbors:
- the LOC121970404 gene encoding flavonoid 3'-monooxygenase CYP75B137-like has protein sequence MFELLLLFIPILLSCFFLFYYKPTPRGGGARQLPPGPRGWPVLGNLPQLGAKPHRTLHALSKIYGPLFRLRFGVSEVVVAASADVASQFLRVHDANFSDRPPNSGAEHVAYNYQDLVFAPYGQRWRYLRKLCSVHLFSAKALGDLRWVREGEVGLLVRALVHGRTEVNVGKAVNVCATNALARAMLGRRVFEEEGAESGEFKEMVVELMRLAGEFNVGDFVPWLRWLDPQGVVAQMKRLHRRYDEMLDGIMVEHRRGEVAAGRGEGERRDLLSVLIALKEKGDDEGEGGKLTDTNIKALLLNLFTAGTDTSSSTVEWALAELIRHPAWLRRLQAELDAAVGKARLVQEADLPNLTLLQAVVKETFRLHPSTPLSLPRVAAEACEVGGFCVPKGATLLVNVWAITHDPASWGPLAAEFQPDRFLPGGKHERVDLKGNDFELIPFGAGRRICAGMSLGIRMVQLMTATLVHAFDWALPEGQTPEKLDMEEAYGLTLQRAVPLMAHPVPRLVAEAYDSITPN, from the exons ATGTTTGAGCTTCTCCTACTCTTCATCCCCATTCTTCTCTcttgcttcttcctcttctattACAAGCCGACGCCTCGAGGCGGCGGCGCCAGACAGCTCCCTCCCGGACCCCGCGGGTGGCCGGTTCTCGGCAACTTGCCCCAGCTCGGCGCCAAGCCGCACCGCACCCTCCATGCTCTGTCCAAGATCTACGGTCCTCTGTTTCGCCTCCGCTTTGGCGTCAGCGAAGTCGTAGTGGCCGCATCCGCCGACGTCGCCTCGCAGTTCCTACGTGTGCATGACGCCAACTTCAGTGACCGCCCGCCCAACTCCGGCGCCGAGCACGTGGCCTATAACTACCAGGACCTCGTCTTCGCGCCCTACGGCCAGCGGTGGCGCTACCTCCGTAAGCTCTGTTCCGTCCACCTTTTTAGCGCTAAGGCTCTCGGCGACCTCCGGTGGGTTCGCGAGGGTGAGGTGGGGCTCCTGGTGCGCGCGCTCGTCCACGGAAGGACGGAGGTCAACGTTGGGAAGGCTGTGAACGTGTGCGCGACCAACGCGCTGGCGCGGGCCATGCTGGGGCGGCGGGTGTTCGAGGAGGAGGGCGCGGAGTCGGGCGAGTTCAAAGAGATGGTGGTGGAGCTGATGAGGCTAGCCGGGGAGTTCAACGTCGGTGACTTCGTGCCGTGGCTGAGGTGGCTCGACCCTCAGGGCGTGGTGGCACAGATGAAGCGGCTGCACCGCAGGTATGACGAGATGCTTGACGGGATCATGGTGGAGCACCGCCGTGGGGAGGTGGCCGCCGGCAGAGGAGAAGGAGAACGGAGGGACTTGTTGAGCGTTCTGATAGCTCTGAAGGAGAAAGGGGACGACGAAGGCGAGGGCGGCAAGCTTACCGACACCAACATCAAGGCCTTGCTACTG AATTTATTCACGGCCGGAACGGACACCTCGTCGAGCACGGTGGAGTGGGCGCTAGCGGAGCTGATCCGGCACCCGGCCTGGCTCCGGCGATTGCAGGCGGAGCTGGATGCGGCGGTGGGCAAAGCGCGGCTGGTGCAGGAGGCGGACCTGCCGAATCTTACCCTGCTGCAGGCGGTGGTGAAGGAGACGTTCCGGCTGCACCCGTCGACGCCGCTCTCTCTCCCGCGGGTGGCGGCGGAGGCGTGCGAGGTGGGGGGCTTCTGCGTGCCCAAGGGCGCGACGCTGCTGGTGAACGTGTGGGCCATCACTCACGATCCCGCGTCGTGGGGCCCTCTGGCGGCGGAGTTCCAACCGGACCGGTTCCTCCCCGGCGGCAAGCACGAGCGGGTCGACCTCAAGGGGAACGACTTCGAGCTGATCCCGTTCGGCGCCGGGCGGCGGATCTGCGCCGGCATGAGTCTGGGGATACGCATGGTGCAGCTGATGACGGCGACGTTGGTGCACGCCTTCGACTGGGCTCTGCCGGAGGGGCAGACGCCGGAGAAGCTGGACATGGAGGAGGCCTACGGGCTGACGCTGCAGCGGGCGGTGCCGTTGATGGCCCACCCAGTGCCCCGGCTCGTTGCCGAAGCCTACGACAGCATTACACCTAATTAA